One window from the genome of Eucalyptus grandis isolate ANBG69807.140 chromosome 7, ASM1654582v1, whole genome shotgun sequence encodes:
- the LOC104454270 gene encoding protein gar2: MVLSNQKLKQKLRAALAESLAKNEPSSDLDHAKPTNPDQDSQPPSLKHLLGSATPRPRLSKREKRRKTRSLGGGADNGGKEDEGVGERREEGSFEEVGNGGDEGEAGKRKKKRKIGEGTENGGLSFEEEGGAGVSVKEAKKKKKEKKRDEGTENGSSGAEEGVGELLPLKEAKKKKKKERKRDEGTENGSSCGEEGGEVSVKEAKKKQNKKKKKKKKKKSKGAKKKEKVEDEIKEDKAVVEHVVAEANSQESGDVARKVYVGGIPYYSSEDDIRSYLESCGTITEIDCMTFPESGKFRGIAIISFKTEAAAKRALALDGSDMGGLFLKIQPYKATRATKTSEFAPPIVEGYNRIYIGNLSWDITEDNVRTFFSGCSISSIRFGMDKETGEFRGYAHVDFSDSLSMGMAIKLNQQVLCGRPVKIMSAIPKEGVKSSARTMAANTTIDNANTTVDSTNTTVDNATTGSTVSTGKMKRRTCYICGEKGHISSACSKKPADASTNPETT, translated from the exons ATGGTGCTCTCCAACCAGAAGCTGAAGCAGAAGCTGCGGGCGGCTCTAGCCGAATCCCTAGCGAAAAACGAACCAAGCTCCGACCTTGATCACGCGAAACCCACCAATCCCGACCAAGATTCGCAGCCGCCGTCCCTGAAACATCTCCTGGGCTCGGCAACCCCGAGACCCAGGTTGTCCAAGCGAGAGAAACGCAGAAAGACTCGGTCTTTGGGAGGCGGGGCCGATAATGGCGGGAAAGAAGACGAGGGTGTtggagagaggagggaggagggcTCATTTGAGGAAGTGGGCAATGGTGGCGATGAGGGGGAGGCggggaagagaaagaagaagaggaagataggTGAGGGGACTGAGAATGGAGGCTTAAGTTTTGAGGAGGAGGGTGGGGCTGGCGTGAGCGTGAAagaggcgaagaagaagaagaaggaaaagaagagagatgagGGGACTGAGAATGGGAGCTCGGGTGCTGAGGAGGGTGTTGGTGAATTATTGCCTCTGAAAgaggccaagaagaagaagaaaaaggaaaggaagagagatgAGGGGACTGAGAATGGAAGCTCGTGTGGTGAGGAGGGTGGTGAGGTGAGCGTTAAAGAGgcgaagaagaagcaaaacaagaagaagaagaagaagaagaagaagaagagtaaaggggctaagaagaaggagaaggttGAGGACGAGATTAAAGAGGACAAGGCTGTGGTTGAACATGTCGTGGCAGAGGCCAACAG CCAAGAGAGTGGAGATGTTGCTCGGAAAGTTTATGTTGGAGGTATCCCCTACTACTCCTCAGAAGATGATATAAGAAGCTACTTGGAAAGTTGTGGCACCATAACAGAAATTGATTGTATGACCTTTCCTGAGAGCGGAAAGTTTAGAGGAATTGCCATCATTAGTTTCAAG ACAGAGGCTGCAGCTAAGCGAGCTTTGGCTCTTGATGGTTCCGACAT gGGCGGACTCTTTCTCAAAATCCAGCCCTACAAGGCAACTCGAGCCACTAAAACATCTGAGTTTGCCCCACCGATCGTGGAAGGCTACAACAGGATCTACATTGGGAATTTGTCATGGGATATAACCGAGGACAATGTGAGGACATTCTTCTCAGGTTGCAGCATATCATCCATACGTTTCGGTATGGACAAGGAAACAGGAGAGTTCCGGGGCTATGCCCATGTGGATTTTTCCGATAGCCTTTCAATGGGGATGGCCATTAAGTTGAATCAGCAGGTTTTGTGTGGTAGGCCTGTTAAAATAATGAGTGCAATCCCTAAGGAAGGTGTCAAAAGCAGTGCAAGAACCATGGCTGCAAATACCACAATTGATAATGCAAATACCACAGTCGATAGCACTAATACCACAGTTGATAATGCTACTACTGGATCGACTGTCAGCACTGGCAAGATGAAGAGAAGAACCTGCTATATATGTGGCGAGAAGGGCCATATATCTTCTGCTTGTTCTAAGAAGCCAGCTGATGCTTCGACAAATCCAGAAACAACTTAA
- the LOC104454269 gene encoding photosynthetic NDH subunit of lumenal location 1, chloroplastic isoform X2, giving the protein MAVSSLSLSLVPRTFKDKLNEPRWSESPRASELPLHHAIACSCDRTTGFDEESNCKRRPLLLGVVGSLTASLLPASSLLAQEMPANYRAFVDLSDGYSYYYPSDWREFDFRGHDSAFKDRYLQLQNVRVRFIPTDKKDIHDMGPMDEVVSNLVKNIYATPNQIANIFDTQERTVDGRDYYTFEYELRSPNFASCSFATIAVANGRFYTLTVAANERRWRRVRNKLKVVADSFKVLDI; this is encoded by the exons ATGGCGGTTTCTTCACTCTCGCTGAGTTTGGTCCCAAGAACCTTCAAAGACAAG CTGAACGAGCCTCGTTGGAGCGAGTCGCCTCGAGCCAGCGAGCTTCCTCTTCATCACGCCATCGCATGCTCGTGCGATCGCACCACAGGCTTCGATGAAGAAA GCAACTGCAAGAGAAGGCCTTTGCTCTTGGGCGTTGTTGGGTCGTTGACAGCGAGTTTATTGCCTGCCAGTTCTCTTCTAGCTCAAG AAATGCCAGCAAATTATCGGGCTTTTGTTGACCTTTCGGATGGGTATTCGTATTATTATCCCTCGGATTGGAGG GAATTCGATTTCCGGGGGCATGATTCTGCGTTCAAAGATCGGTATCTGCAGCTGCAGAATGTGAGAGTCAGATTCATACCGACAGACAAGAAAGACATCCATGACATGGGTCCGATGGACGAG GTTGTCTCTAACTTGGTGAAGAATATATACGCTACACCAAATCAGATAGCTAACATTTTTGACACGCAGGAG AGAACTGTTGATGGGAGGGACTATTACACATTTGAATACGAGCTCAGATCTCCAAATTTCGCCAGTTGCTCTTTTGCAACCATTGCAGTTGCGAACG GGAGATTTTACACGCTGACCGTCGCAGCAAATGAGAGAAGGTGGAGAAGAGTAAGGAACAAGCTTAAAGTAGTCGCAGACTCTTTTAAAGTGCTCGATATCTGA
- the LOC104454269 gene encoding photosynthetic NDH subunit of lumenal location 1, chloroplastic isoform X1: MAVSSLSLSLVPRTFKDKLNEPRWSESPRASELPLHHAIACSCDRTTGFDEEISGNCKRRPLLLGVVGSLTASLLPASSLLAQEMPANYRAFVDLSDGYSYYYPSDWREFDFRGHDSAFKDRYLQLQNVRVRFIPTDKKDIHDMGPMDEVVSNLVKNIYATPNQIANIFDTQERTVDGRDYYTFEYELRSPNFASCSFATIAVANGRFYTLTVAANERRWRRVRNKLKVVADSFKVLDI, from the exons ATGGCGGTTTCTTCACTCTCGCTGAGTTTGGTCCCAAGAACCTTCAAAGACAAG CTGAACGAGCCTCGTTGGAGCGAGTCGCCTCGAGCCAGCGAGCTTCCTCTTCATCACGCCATCGCATGCTCGTGCGATCGCACCACAGGCTTCGATGAAGAAA TTTCAGGCAACTGCAAGAGAAGGCCTTTGCTCTTGGGCGTTGTTGGGTCGTTGACAGCGAGTTTATTGCCTGCCAGTTCTCTTCTAGCTCAAG AAATGCCAGCAAATTATCGGGCTTTTGTTGACCTTTCGGATGGGTATTCGTATTATTATCCCTCGGATTGGAGG GAATTCGATTTCCGGGGGCATGATTCTGCGTTCAAAGATCGGTATCTGCAGCTGCAGAATGTGAGAGTCAGATTCATACCGACAGACAAGAAAGACATCCATGACATGGGTCCGATGGACGAG GTTGTCTCTAACTTGGTGAAGAATATATACGCTACACCAAATCAGATAGCTAACATTTTTGACACGCAGGAG AGAACTGTTGATGGGAGGGACTATTACACATTTGAATACGAGCTCAGATCTCCAAATTTCGCCAGTTGCTCTTTTGCAACCATTGCAGTTGCGAACG GGAGATTTTACACGCTGACCGTCGCAGCAAATGAGAGAAGGTGGAGAAGAGTAAGGAACAAGCTTAAAGTAGTCGCAGACTCTTTTAAAGTGCTCGATATCTGA
- the LOC104454271 gene encoding protein UPSTREAM OF FLC, with protein sequence MSVSSRFNEADVLWVPQKFQDTDTSPERARKWIEPQAKMESKVPVVYYLSRNGHLEHPHFMEVPLSSPGGGLFLRDVINRLNCLRGPGVASMYSWSSKRTYKSGYVWQDLTEDDLIHPCHGHEYILKGSLLLQVPSPSFRPSAAISLPASKNHPSETNDPAGDLKLSDMIKIKSKSQLYSTPLSLDELHGYRVYKAKTPEMSNKATNASTQTDDKRTRQAKRGDCDEDWSKEETRILSSPPSNSSTEGGESLDCSSLIIRDPKYKPSDIRNLALENERPSGRMKASAGVLMQLIMCGSKGADDVESMPMPPARD encoded by the exons atgtctgtCAGTTCAAGGTTTAATGAAGCAGATGTGCTGTGGGTGCCCCAGAAGTTTCAGGACACAGACACAAGTCCTGAGAGGGCAAGGAAATGGATTGAGCCCCAGGCGAAGATGGAGAGCAAAGTCCCGGTTGTTTACTACCTGTCGAGAAATGGCCATCTCGAGCATCCCCATTTCATGGAAGTCCCACTTTCTTCACCTGGTGGTGGGCTCTTTCTCAGAG ATGTGATCAACAGATTGAATTGTCTGCGAGGTCCAGGCGTGGCCAGCATGTACTCTTGGTCTTCAAAAAG GACCTACAAAAGTGGGTATGTGTGGCAAGACTTGACAGAGGATGACCTGATACACCCCTGCCATGGCCATGAATACATCCTCAAGGGATCACTACTGCTCCAAGTACCATCTCCAAGCTTCCGACCCTCCGCCGCGATCTCGTTGCCGGCATCAAAGAACCACCCCTCGGAAACAAACGACCCAGCAGGGGACCTGAAGCTCTCCGACATGATCAAGATCAAGAGCAAGAGCCAATTGTACTCCACACCACTCTCCCTAGATGAACTCCACGGATACAGAGTCTACAAGGCCAAGACCCCAGAAATGTCTAATAAAGCGACAAACGCCTCGACGCAGACCGACGACAAGAGAACTAGGCAAGCGAAGAGGGGCGACTGCGACGAGGACTGGAGCAAGGAGGAGACTCGGATTCTGTCCTCCCCGCCATCGAATTCGAGCACCGAGGGGGGAGAGAGCTTGGATTGTTCAAGCTTGATAATAAGAGACCCAAAATATAAACCATCAGATATCAGGAATCTGGCGCTGGAGAACGAAAGGCCCAGCGGGAGGATGAAGGCATCAGCAGGAGTCCTGATGCAGCTGATCATGTGCGGCTCAAAGGGTGCTGATGATGTCGAGTCAATGCCCATGCCCCCAGCTAGAGACTGA